The DNA sequence CCACAGAAACGCATGGGTGCCCGATTGGCCGACCACCTCGCCGGTCACCGAGTTGATCGCGTTCGCCTTGCTGAATGTGGTGCCGTGCAGGAACCCAAGCGGGCCATACGCAGTCTGTGTGTAACCGTTCCACGCGAACGCTTCTGTCAGGCCATGCTCGTTGGTACCGCCGGCCACGATGGCGGCGCCAACTACATCGTCCGCGTCCGAGATGCCGGTGGCCGAGCCGGTGCCGGTGAACGTGACTCCGCCAAAAAGGCCGCCCGGCAAATCGAGTACCGGGCCGGCAAGCAGTGGGTCGGCCCAGAACGCGGCGCTGCCGTCGCTGCCGGCTATATCCTCGTACACGTTGTTCACGGCGGCAGCTCGCGTGTTCGCTCCAACGGATGTATGACTGCCACTGGCAGTGTTCAGCAGCAAGGCGCCGGTCACGCCGCCAACCACCTGATAACCCGAGGCAAAGCCGTCATCGTTGATCGCGTTCAATGCCGACTGGCTGGTATCGTCTTCGGTGCGCGTGTAGGTGGCGGAGAGGTAGCTGGTCGGAGTCCAGTGTGACGCATGCGCCAGGGTGTCGGCGCCGATGAAATAACCCCCGATCACACCGAAGTTGTTGATACCAAGGCCCTCGTAGTTGGTTACTGAATCAAAACCGGTTGACGGCAGGCCCGGCATCCAGATGAAGCCCTGCTGAAGGGCCGGAACGATCCCGGCAATCTGATCGTTATCGTTGATCGATGCTGGAATCACATACTGGCTGACTTCGTTGACGTTGATAATCGAATAGAGTGGCGCCTGAGCGGCTCCGCTGTGGGGCACAGCCAGCGCCACCAGGGCTCCGGCGGCGCAGATCAGAAACGATGTGCGGTTCATGAGGTTCCTTTCGATGACTCCGGCCGGCGCGATCCAAACACGGCCGCGCAGTCGTTCGCAGGCCGTCGTTGCTCCCAGAATTAGCGGTGCGTACAGGCTTCACCTGCCGGATTCCGCGCCAGCGGAATGAGCCTGCTCGGTGGGTGCGGTAAGCTGTGCCGGACCCGGCCGCCTGAAGCTCGCGACACGGCGTCCGGAGACCGTTCACTTGTCGCCTGAACCGTCCGGACACCTCGTGCGCAGGCGCCGGGAAGGAACCTGCGCCGAGATCGGAACAATGTGTTGGGTACGCGACTGCGGATCCGCACGGCGCGCTGCGCCAGCAAGGACGTACTATGCCATTGCATTCCAGTGAGCCGGTGAGCCCAATCACGATTCGGAAGTCCGCGCGCACGAGCGGCGCCGATGTAACCGACAGCCTCTGTCCGTATTGCGCGGTGGGATGCGGGACGAAGATCTACACCCGAAAGGGCCAGATACTCAGCATCGAAGGAAACCCGGAGAGTCCGATCAACCGGGGCACATTGTGCCCGAAGGGCGCCAATAGCTTCCAATTGGCTGTAAACCCGCACCGCGTACTGCATGCCCTCTACCGTGAGCCATTCGCGGCGGCGTGGCGGCGCGTTTCGCTCGATTGGGCCATGGAGCGGATCGCCCAGCATGTAAAAACGGCTCGCGATGCGGAACTCGACGCTGCAGTTCCCGGCGACCGGGCTGTTCGTTCCATCGCCACGCTAGGCGGCGCGACGCTGGATAATGAAGAGAACTACCTGATCAAGAAGCTCTTCACCGGCGGGCTGGGCGTACTCTCGGTCGAGAATCAGGCCCGCACTTGACATAGCGCCTCGGTGCCCGGTCTGGGCGCCAGCTTCGGTCGCGGCGCGGCCACCACATTTCCGGCCGATCTTGAGCACAGTGATTGCATCCTCGTCATGGGCTCCAACATGGCTGAGGCCCATCCCGTCGCCTTTCGTTGGCCGATGCTGGCGCGACGGCATGGAGCCAGGATTATCCATGTGGACCCGCGCTTTTCGCGGACTTCCGCCGTAGCGGATCTTCATGTCACGATCCGCGCCGGCTCCGATATTGCATTTCTCGGAGCGCTCATTCACCAGGTTTTGACGCTGGACGGCTGGTTCCGTGAGTATGTCTGCGCGTATACCAACGCCAGCTTCGTTCTTGACCCAAGGTTTCAGGATACCGAGGAAGGCGCAGGCCTGTTCAGTGGTTTCGATCCGGACAAAGGCGCCTACGACCCAACGGGCGCTACGTGGCAATATGAGCAGCGCGATGGCCAGCCGATTCGTGACCCTTCGCTTCACCACCCGCGATGCGTGTTCCAGGTGCTTTGCCGCCATTTTGCACGCTACACGGCCGAGGCCGCGGCCGCGATATGCGGCTGTACCGCCGAACAGATCACTGCTGTGGCGGAGCTCCTGATCGCCAACTCCGGCCGGGAGCGCACCTCCGCGATCTGCTATGCGGTCGGATGGACGCAGCATACAACGGGCGTGCAGATCATCCGCGCAGCCTCCATCCTGCAGTTGCTGCTTGGAAACATCGGGCGCCCGGGCGGCGGCGTCATGGCCCTTCGCGGCCACGCAAGTATCCAGGGATCCACCGACCTGGCAACCCTCTCCGATCTGCTGCCGGGGTATCTGCCGCAGCCCACAACAGCGCCGAAGCACGCTTCGCTGAACGCCTGGGTCGATTTCGAGGGCCGCAAGACCGGCGGCTGGAGCAACGTCCGCAGCTTCATGGTCAGCCTCCTCAAAGCCTGGTATGGGGATACGGCCTTTGCAGCCAATGACTTTGGGTACGACCGGCTGCCGAAGCTCGACGGCGACTACACGCAGCTTCCGTGCTTTCAGCGCATGGTGGATGGTTGCGTGCGCGGCCTGTTTCTGTTTGGCCAGAACCCGGCTGGTGGAGGGCCGAACGCGCGCCTGCACAGGGCCGGGCTACGCAGGCTCGACTGGCTGGTGGTCCGTGACTGGTTTGAAACCGAGAGCGCCGTATTCTGGCGGAGCGATCCTACCGGGCCGCCGCCGGAGGAGATCGGCACCGAGGTGTTCTTCCTGCCGGCGGCCGCCATCCCGGAGAAGGAGGGCAGCTTCACCAACACGCAGCGCCTCATTCAATGGCACGATCGGGCGATCGATCCTCCCGCTGATTGCCGGTCTGACGCGTGGTTTGTGTACCAACTCGGCCTCCGCCTCCGCGAGTTGTATGCCGGCTCGGATTCGCCGTGCGCTGCCCCAATACGCGATCTCACGTGGCAGTACGAGCCGCGCACTCCTACGCTCCTGGCCAACTCGGAGATAAGTCAGACGGTCGGCGATCCAGACCTTGAGGCGGTGCTGCAAGAGATCAACGGCGCCGGCCCGGGAGCGCCGGATGGTTCAGCACAGCCGCTGGCCAGCGCGGCCGAACTGCGCGACGACGGATCCACAGCGTGTGGATGCTGGATCTATACCGGCGTGATGCCGGAAGCCGGTCACAACCGGGCACGAAGCCGCACTACCACCGGCGGCCGCGCGCAAGCCGACTGGGGATTCGCGTGGCCAGCAAACCGTCGGATACTCTACAACCGTGCCTCGGCAGACCCTGCCGGTAGGCCGTGGTCCGAACGAAAGCGGCTGATCTGGTGGGACCAGGCACGAGGTTCGTGGCAGGGCGACGACGTGCCCGATTTTGACGCGGAGAAGCCGCCGGACTACCGGCCGTCCGGCGATGCTGCGGGTATGCAGGCGATTCCCGGTGACGGACCATTCATCATGCAGCCCGATGGATTGGCCTGCCTCTTTGTAACCAGGGGCCTCAAGGATGGTCCGCTGCCGGTACACTACGAGCCGGTGGAATCGCCGATGCCGAACCCTCTCTACGCCCAGCAGGTTACGCCGGTGGTGCGCCGGTTTGAAGGTCCGCTGAACATGCTCGCATCCTCACCCAGCGCCGAATACCCGATAGTGGGGTGCACCTTTCGCCTCACGGAGCACTACCTGAGCGGACCGATGAGCCGCTTCAACAGCTGGCTGAACGAACTTCAGCCGGCAATGTTCGTGGAACTCGGTCCCGAGTTGGCGGCGGAGCGCGGCATCGAAAATGGAGGCTGGCTCACGGTATCCACAGTCCGGGCGAGCATCGAAGCCCGCGCGCTCGTCACCACGCGTCTTCAGCCCCTGAATCTGGATGGCCGTACCGTTCACCAGATTGGCGTACCGTTCCATTGGGGCTTTGCCGGTGAACGCGTCGGCAGCGCCGCGAATGATCTGACGTCGATGGTACTGGAGCCGAACGTTAGCATCCACGAAGGCAAAGTATTCGCCTGCAATGTCCGCGCCGGCCGCCTGGCCGGCCAGCCCAGGCTTCCGACGAAACGCTGGTCGCGCCGCCGGTCGCAAGAGGGCCGGCATCCGTCCGGATCGCGGCCTGAAGGTCAGTTTGGCGGTACGGATGATTAACGCCATCAGGCGCCTGTTCCAGCGTACCGCGCCTGCCGACGCGCCTGTGGAGCGCGAGCAGACCGGCTTCTTTACCGACACCACCCTCTGTATCGGCTGCAAGGCGTGTGAGGTTGCCTGCAAGCAGTGGAATCAGCTGCCTGCCGATGGAATGCGCTTCTCGGGCCGCAGCTACGACAACACGATCGAGCTTTCTGCCACTACGTGGCGGCACGTGGCCTTTATTGAGCAGCCGGCGCCCGGCGGCCCGCCGGCATGGTTGATGATGAGCGACGTTTGCAAGCATTGCAACAACGCTCCATGCCGGGAGGCGTGTCCCACTGGAGCGATCATTACGAACGAGTTCGGCTCGGTGTATATACAGCCGGATGTGTGCAACGGATGTGGCTACTGCATTTCGGCATGCCCGTTCGGCGTAATCGGGCGAAGCGCTGAAGATGGCCACGCGCACAAGTGCACGATGTGTTACGACCGGCAGCGTAATGGCATGACTCCGGCATGCGCGCAGACATGCCCCACAGAATCGATTCAGTTTGGCCCGATCGAGGAGCTGCGGCATCGCGCACGGGCTCGGCTCGATGCGCTGCGATCAGCGGGTGTGGAGGCCGGCCTGTACGGTGCGGAACCTTCCGACAGATATGGCGCCATGAACGCGTTCTTTCTGCTGACCGACGCGCCCGAAGTGTACGGCCTGCCGTCCGATCCGGTTCGGCCATCTCGCGGTATGGCGCGCCGCTATGGTGTGAGCCTGTTGGCCGGTATCGGGCTCACGGCTCTGGCCGCCATGCTTCTGCGTGGAAATCGCGCTTGAGCGCGCCGTCGTTTCTCAAGAAGCCGGTCTGGACGTGGGAGGTGCCGGCCTACTTCTTCCTTGGCGGCCTGTCGGCCGGCGCCTATCTCTTATCGCGTGCAGCTTCGGCAGGTACACGGAAATACCGCGGCGTGGCCAAATCCGGCCTGATAGTCGCCGTCGTCGCACTTCTGCCGTGCCCGGCGCTGCTGGTGAGTGACCTGGGTGATCCCCGGCGCTTCCACCACATGCTGCGTGTTTTCAAGCCGGTGTCGCCGATGAACCTCGGCGCCTGGACGCTTGTCGTCTACTCCAGCGCCGTCGTGACCGCGCTTGCGGCGGAGCGGCCGTTCCGCGCGGCCCGTGCCGCTGGGTCCTATGCGGATACTGTCGGCGTGCCGGCGGCGTTACTGTTGGCGGGTTACACCGGCGTGCTGCTGAGCACCACGGCCAACCCGGCTTGGGCCGGCAACCCATGGATCGGTCCGCTGTTCAGCGCTGGAGCTATTGCGGCGGGCGCCGACGCGATCGAACTGGTGCGTGAGGTCGCTGGAGGGAGCGAATCCGAGTTATCGGCCGTGCGCGGCGTCGCCAGTGCTGCCCGCGTCGTTGAGGCAGCCACACTGGCCGCAACTCTACGCACAGCCGCTCAACATGCGCCGGGCGCCCTGCGACCTCGGCAAACACGCTGGACGCTTGTCGCCGCCGTGGTTGGCATCGTCCTCCCGGCCGTACTGGAGCTGCTTCCAGTGGCAAACCCCCGGCTGCGCCGATCGCTGCGCGCTGCCGGATGCGCGGTCGGCCTTGCCGGCGGAGCTGCGCTTCGATTCGCCGTGGTGGAGATGGGCCGTAATTCGATAACCGAGGCTGGGCTTGCCGCAAGGGACGTTGAAGCCGTAAAGGAGAACACGCGCGGCCTCGGTGAAGATCGCTCCTCGCGGCAATGAGACGCCAGGCACACGAGGAAACCAGCGCAGCGCTCTGAGAGTCCGTCATGGCTGTTGCGTCAGCGGACCGGATACTTTCGTGCCGCCGGTACCAAAACGGAATTCGGGAAGGATTCCCGGTCGCTATCCCTAAAAGTCTCCCGTTGCTGTCCAAATTGCCGGATGTCAGGGTCGCCCTGAGGCATCGCCACACCCTGTCGCCGTTGTAGACGCGTGTGGTACCGAAAGGAATTGTAAAGCATGACGCTTCGAAGGATTGTAACTCTCATTGCCGTCTGCGCGGTTGTGGCTGCCTTGCCTCGGTTGGGCTTCGCACAGGCCGTTCCGCAGTACTCGATAATCAACGTCAACCCAACCGGTACGATCGGTACGCCAACCGGCATCAACGACGACTACCAGGTAGTTGGGAATGACGCGACCGGTAAAGGGTTCGTCTGGATGCCCGGTGTGCCGTCGTTCCATTTCGATCCGACCGTGTCGGATACGCACTACTACGCCTATACGATCAACAATCTGGGCGAGGTCGGCGGTACGGCCTGGAATACCGCACTCAGTGCCGCCGTTTCCGTCGGTGTGTGGGCCCCGAGCACATACTTTGGCACCACCTATAGCCTGATATACAGCCTGGGCGGCGTCAACGCCGTGGATTGGCCCGGGGCTGCTCTCGCACTGAATGACGATGACTACCTTTGCGGGACCCTCCAGGATTCGTCCATGGCGCCGAAGACATTTGATGGGGTCGAGGTTACTTCCACCACCGCAGTCTCGTACATCGCGGATAACTACGAATACACCGGCATCTCGAATATATTCGAGGATATGTGCGGTACGAATCTCGGCGTTTCGCCAACTCAGGCAATATTCAGCCCCAACTTCTTCACCCCCCCTTCTACCACCACATTGCTTGCGGG is a window from the Armatimonadota bacterium genome containing:
- a CDS encoding dehydrogenase, which encodes MPLHSSEPVSPITIRKSARTSGADVTDSLCPYCAVGCGTKIYTRKGQILSIEGNPESPINRGTLCPKGANSFQLAVNPHRVLHALYREPFAAAWRRVSLDWAMERIAQHVKTARDAELDAAVPGDRAVRSIATLGGATLDNEENYLIKKLFTGGLGVLSVENQART
- a CDS encoding molybdopterin-dependent oxidoreductase, whose product is MPGLGASFGRGAATTFPADLEHSDCILVMGSNMAEAHPVAFRWPMLARRHGARIIHVDPRFSRTSAVADLHVTIRAGSDIAFLGALIHQVLTLDGWFREYVCAYTNASFVLDPRFQDTEEGAGLFSGFDPDKGAYDPTGATWQYEQRDGQPIRDPSLHHPRCVFQVLCRHFARYTAEAAAAICGCTAEQITAVAELLIANSGRERTSAICYAVGWTQHTTGVQIIRAASILQLLLGNIGRPGGGVMALRGHASIQGSTDLATLSDLLPGYLPQPTTAPKHASLNAWVDFEGRKTGGWSNVRSFMVSLLKAWYGDTAFAANDFGYDRLPKLDGDYTQLPCFQRMVDGCVRGLFLFGQNPAGGGPNARLHRAGLRRLDWLVVRDWFETESAVFWRSDPTGPPPEEIGTEVFFLPAAAIPEKEGSFTNTQRLIQWHDRAIDPPADCRSDAWFVYQLGLRLRELYAGSDSPCAAPIRDLTWQYEPRTPTLLANSEISQTVGDPDLEAVLQEINGAGPGAPDGSAQPLASAAELRDDGSTACGCWIYTGVMPEAGHNRARSRTTTGGRAQADWGFAWPANRRILYNRASADPAGRPWSERKRLIWWDQARGSWQGDDVPDFDAEKPPDYRPSGDAAGMQAIPGDGPFIMQPDGLACLFVTRGLKDGPLPVHYEPVESPMPNPLYAQQVTPVVRRFEGPLNMLASSPSAEYPIVGCTFRLTEHYLSGPMSRFNSWLNELQPAMFVELGPELAAERGIENGGWLTVSTVRASIEARALVTTRLQPLNLDGRTVHQIGVPFHWGFAGERVGSAANDLTSMVLEPNVSIHEGKVFACNVRAGRLAGQPRLPTKRWSRRRSQEGRHPSGSRPEGQFGGTDD
- a CDS encoding 4Fe-4S dicluster domain-containing protein, with translation MINAIRRLFQRTAPADAPVEREQTGFFTDTTLCIGCKACEVACKQWNQLPADGMRFSGRSYDNTIELSATTWRHVAFIEQPAPGGPPAWLMMSDVCKHCNNAPCREACPTGAIITNEFGSVYIQPDVCNGCGYCISACPFGVIGRSAEDGHAHKCTMCYDRQRNGMTPACAQTCPTESIQFGPIEELRHRARARLDALRSAGVEAGLYGAEPSDRYGAMNAFFLLTDAPEVYGLPSDPVRPSRGMARRYGVSLLAGIGLTALAAMLLRGNRA
- the nrfD gene encoding polysulfide reductase NrfD; its protein translation is MSAPSFLKKPVWTWEVPAYFFLGGLSAGAYLLSRAASAGTRKYRGVAKSGLIVAVVALLPCPALLVSDLGDPRRFHHMLRVFKPVSPMNLGAWTLVVYSSAVVTALAAERPFRAARAAGSYADTVGVPAALLLAGYTGVLLSTTANPAWAGNPWIGPLFSAGAIAAGADAIELVREVAGGSESELSAVRGVASAARVVEAATLAATLRTAAQHAPGALRPRQTRWTLVAAVVGIVLPAVLELLPVANPRLRRSLRAAGCAVGLAGGAALRFAVVEMGRNSITEAGLAARDVEAVKENTRGLGEDRSSRQ